One window of the Zea mays cultivar B73 chromosome 3, Zm-B73-REFERENCE-NAM-5.0, whole genome shotgun sequence genome contains the following:
- the LOC103651061 gene encoding transcription repressor OFP2, producing MGPRHKFRLSDMIPNAWFFKLRDMRARGGGGAAASPRVAAHAASRTPPTTPRHGHGAPAAAAAAPWLPHRASHYYTPRAGDLVLGSPLRPKASDTRFPPLQLSPPRRSRRRHRRRSAVKLPPPPSASSSGGVASSPASTACRCGRRPELVVAEAPDTPPCRRDVFVGYSSDDDEYVKKPTAAVRAHDKLYAQVITSATDIVIDLRTKRRPEKTLPPIMTKTRPAKPDVFRLEDKHVDVLAHAARRASPVPEQGKLRPRRSVSSARRLKTRANTPRLASSMKCKSPTTATPPTKPPPLAESFAVVKSSRDPRRDFRESMEEMIVENGIRTATDLEDLLACYLALNAAEYHDLIVEVFEHIWVTLSDAKL from the coding sequence ATGGGGCCGCGCCACAAGTTCCGGCTGTCAGACATGATCCCGAACGCGTGGTTCTTCAAGCTCCGGGACATGCGCgcgcggggcgggggcggcgccgcGGCCAGCCCCCGCGTGGCCGCGCACGCCGCGTCGCGCACGCCCCCGACCACGCCGAGGCACGGCCACGgagcgcccgccgccgccgccgccgctccgtgGCTCCCGCACAGGGCGTCCCACTACTACACGCCGCGGGCGGGGGACCTCGTCCTGGGCTCGCCGCTGCGCCCCAAGGCCTCCGACACGCGCTTCCCGCCGCTGCAGCTGTCGCCGCCGCGCCGGTCCAGGCGCCGCCACCGGAGGCGGTCCGCCGTCAAGCTGCCGCCACCACCCTCGGCCAGCAGCAGCGGCGGCGTGGCGTCCTCGCCGGCCTCCACCGCCTGCCGCTGCGGCCGCCGGCCCGAGCTCGTGGTGGCCGAGGCGCCCGATACCCCGCCGTGCCGCCGTGACGTCTTTGTCGGttacagcagcgacgacgacgaataCGTGAAGAAACCGACGGCTGCCGTCCGCGCCCACGACAAGCTCTACGCCCAAGTGATCACCTCCGCCACGGACATCGTCATCGACCTGCGGACCAAAAGGAGGCCCGAAAAGACGCTCCCGCCGATCATGACCAAGACCAGACCGGCGAAGCCCGACGTATTCCGGCTCGAGGACAAGCACGTCGACGTCCTCGCACACGCGGCCCGACGAGCCTCACCTGTCCCCGAACAGGGCAAGCTCAGACCGAGGCGGTCCGTGTCGTCGGCGCGCCGCCTGAAAACGCGCGCGAACACTCCGCGCTTAGCATCGTCCATGAAGTGCAAGTCGCCCACGACGGCCACGCCGCCGACCAAGCCGCCGCCTCTGGCTGAGAGCTTCGCGGTGGTCAAGTCGTCGCGGGACCCGAGGCGGGACTTCCGGGAGTCCATGGAGGAGATGATCGTCGAGAACGGGATCCGCACCGCCACCGACCTCGAGGACCTCCTCGCGTGCTACCTGGCCCTCAACGCCGCCGAGTACCACGACCTCATCGTCGAGGTGTTCGAGCATATCTGGGTCACACTCTCTGACGCCAAGCTGTAG